A genomic window from Methylorubrum extorquens includes:
- a CDS encoding ABC transporter substrate-binding protein, whose amino-acid sequence MSSRLSRWAILLFALLGASAAARAQGQAQAVPVRIGAIPVLGAAPLFVAEREGWLSAGGLKPVVALYDSGPNAVQAAASGTLDVYVAGITPVAIGRTRGVDLRVVAATAVGENVLVAGPKLAGPLTGGTTPAEVFRRFRAENGRAAKIATQPLGSIPYTNLSYWLREVHKVDPADVQILTLGIDAAQQAILAGAVDAATVREPGLTIIRERNPQVRLVAGGSDLFPGQPGTVVAVRGAFLEQNPEAVRTLVSAIVRAVDLIKREPERALPAVEAALGKGIVTAATLRAALASPATRYVADPRTIVAATRAMLAFQTTLGISETTPPTDGLFDPRVFEAVQAEASAK is encoded by the coding sequence ATGTCGTCGCGCCTCTCCCGGTGGGCCATTCTTCTCTTCGCGCTTCTCGGTGCCTCCGCCGCAGCCCGGGCGCAAGGCCAGGCTCAAGCCGTTCCCGTGCGGATCGGAGCGATTCCGGTGCTCGGCGCCGCGCCGCTGTTCGTGGCCGAGCGGGAGGGCTGGCTGTCCGCGGGCGGCTTGAAGCCGGTCGTGGCACTGTACGATTCCGGGCCCAACGCCGTGCAGGCGGCGGCGAGCGGCACGCTGGACGTCTACGTCGCCGGGATCACGCCGGTGGCGATCGGGCGGACCCGCGGGGTCGATCTGCGGGTGGTGGCCGCAACCGCCGTCGGCGAGAACGTGCTGGTGGCGGGGCCAAAACTCGCTGGGCCGCTCACCGGCGGCACCACCCCGGCGGAGGTGTTTCGGCGCTTCCGCGCGGAGAATGGCCGGGCCGCCAAGATCGCGACCCAGCCGCTCGGCTCGATCCCCTACACCAACCTGTCCTACTGGCTGCGCGAGGTGCACAAGGTCGATCCGGCCGATGTGCAGATCCTCACGCTCGGCATCGACGCGGCGCAGCAGGCGATCCTGGCCGGCGCGGTGGACGCCGCGACGGTGCGCGAGCCGGGCCTGACCATCATCCGCGAGCGCAACCCGCAAGTTCGCCTCGTGGCCGGCGGCAGCGACCTGTTTCCGGGCCAGCCCGGCACGGTGGTGGCGGTGCGCGGCGCTTTCCTCGAGCAGAACCCGGAGGCGGTGCGCACCCTCGTTTCGGCCATCGTGCGCGCCGTCGATCTGATCAAGCGCGAGCCGGAGCGGGCGCTGCCCGCCGTCGAGGCCGCCCTCGGCAAGGGCATCGTCACCGCGGCGACGCTGCGGGCGGCGCTCGCCTCGCCAGCCACCCGGTACGTCGCGGATCCCCGCACCATCGTGGCGGCGACGCGGGCGATGCTGGCCTTCCAGACCACCCTCGGCATCAGCGAGACGACCCCGCCGACGGACGGCCTGTTCGATCCCCGCGTCTTCGAGGCCGTCCAGGCCGAGGCGAGCGCGAAGTAG
- the soxC gene encoding sulfite dehydrogenase, protein MDNRRNFLRWAGSLAGAGVATGALAEANPLDVPPWTHEQGATAPGYGRPAPGETIARYPRLPPRFPGATSTVTPLQGLHGIVTPNGLHFERHHAGIPAIDPDRHRLAVHGLVERPLILTMDDLVRFPAVSRLHVLECSGNTPWLGAKPDWTVQDSHGLISCAEWTGVELATVLAEVGVKPGAAWLLAEGADACAMTRSIPLDALDGAILAYAQNGERLRPEQGYPLRLFLPGLEGNLSIKWLRRIKLGDRPFQTREETSKYTDLMPDGSARQFTFAMEAKSVITAPSGGQQLREPGFHEIRGLAWTGRGRIAGVEVSTDGGASWREARLEGPVLPRCFTRFRLPWRWEGGPAQLLSRARDETGYVQPSREALVAVRGTRSFYHNNAVFGWSVGSSGAVTYAA, encoded by the coding sequence ATGGACAACCGCCGCAACTTCCTGCGCTGGGCCGGCTCGCTCGCCGGCGCCGGCGTCGCCACGGGGGCGCTCGCCGAGGCGAACCCCCTCGACGTGCCGCCCTGGACCCACGAGCAGGGCGCCACCGCCCCCGGCTACGGCCGGCCCGCGCCGGGGGAGACGATCGCGCGCTATCCGCGGCTGCCGCCGCGCTTTCCCGGCGCGACCTCCACGGTAACGCCGCTTCAGGGCCTGCACGGCATCGTCACGCCCAACGGGCTGCATTTCGAGCGCCACCACGCCGGCATCCCGGCCATCGACCCGGACCGGCACCGCCTCGCCGTGCACGGCCTCGTCGAGCGCCCGCTGATCCTCACCATGGACGACCTGGTGCGCTTCCCCGCGGTGTCGCGGCTGCACGTTCTCGAATGCTCGGGCAACACGCCCTGGCTCGGGGCCAAGCCCGACTGGACGGTGCAGGACAGCCACGGCCTGATCTCCTGCGCCGAGTGGACCGGCGTCGAACTCGCGACCGTGCTGGCGGAGGTCGGAGTGAAGCCCGGCGCCGCGTGGCTCCTGGCGGAGGGGGCGGATGCCTGCGCCATGACCCGCTCGATCCCGCTGGACGCCCTCGACGGGGCGATCCTCGCCTATGCCCAGAACGGCGAGCGGCTGCGGCCGGAGCAGGGCTATCCCCTGCGGCTGTTCCTGCCGGGGCTAGAGGGCAACCTCAGCATCAAGTGGCTGCGCCGGATCAAGCTCGGCGACCGGCCGTTCCAGACGCGGGAAGAGACCTCGAAATACACCGACCTGATGCCCGACGGCAGCGCCCGCCAGTTCACCTTCGCGATGGAGGCCAAATCCGTCATCACGGCGCCGTCCGGCGGCCAGCAATTGCGCGAGCCCGGCTTCCACGAGATCCGCGGCCTCGCCTGGACCGGGCGCGGGCGGATCGCGGGCGTCGAGGTCTCGACCGATGGCGGCGCCTCCTGGCGGGAGGCGCGGCTGGAGGGGCCGGTGCTGCCGCGCTGCTTCACCCGCTTCCGCCTGCCCTGGCGCTGGGAGGGCGGGCCGGCCCAACTTCTCAGCCGGGCACGGGACGAGACCGGCTACGTCCAGCCCTCGCGCGAGGCGCTGGTGGCGGTGCGCGGTACCCGCTCGTTCTACCACAACAACGCGGTGTTCGGCTGGAGCGTCGGATCGAGCGGGGCGGTGACCTATGCGGCGTGA
- a CDS encoding c-type cytochrome produces MRREALLSLIVCLAGPAMAEPLGIGRPVRPEAVAAWDIDVRPDGQGLPPGHGSVQDGAALYAARCAGCHGARGEGAAAEALAGGQGSLASAKPLRTVGSYWPYATTLFDYVRRAMPFDAPQSLSADETYAVSAYVLHLNGLLPEEASLDAASLPKVVMPNRGGFTADPRPDVPAPAARPIDRTEVR; encoded by the coding sequence ATGCGGCGTGAGGCGCTCCTTTCCCTGATCGTGTGCCTTGCAGGCCCGGCCATGGCCGAGCCTCTCGGCATCGGCCGCCCGGTGAGACCGGAGGCCGTTGCCGCCTGGGACATCGACGTGCGGCCCGACGGCCAGGGGCTGCCACCCGGCCACGGCAGCGTGCAGGACGGCGCGGCCCTCTACGCCGCCCGCTGCGCCGGCTGCCACGGCGCCCGCGGCGAAGGCGCCGCTGCCGAGGCGCTCGCCGGCGGGCAGGGGAGTCTGGCGAGCGCCAAGCCCCTGCGCACGGTCGGCAGCTACTGGCCCTACGCCACGACCCTGTTCGACTACGTGCGACGGGCCATGCCGTTCGACGCGCCGCAATCGCTCTCGGCGGACGAGACCTACGCGGTCAGCGCCTACGTGCTGCACCTCAACGGCCTGCTGCCGGAGGAGGCGAGTCTCGACGCTGCCTCCCTGCCGAAGGTGGTGATGCCCAACCGCGGCGGCTTCACCGCCGATCCGCGGCCGGACGTCCCGGCCCCCGCGGCCCGCCCCATCGATCGCACGGAGGTCCGATGA
- a CDS encoding aliphatic sulfonate ABC transporter substrate-binding protein: MTLTRRHLAGALAAGLVLGRSGPARAGRTVRLSYQRSSTLLTVLKAKGTLEERLGRQGFGVSWHLFTKVLEPMNTGAVDLHADVADAVPIFTQSAGAPLTLYAMEAGSPRAEAIVVPDESPIRTVADLKGRSVGVSKGSGCHFILAGALKRDGLRFSDIRPAYLEAADGLAAFERGGIEAWSIWDPFLAIVQAKRPVRVLADATGLSSYNRYYTVNDSFAAEQPVVVATIFSALVEAGQWVKGNPKEAVALLAPIWGDLPPEVVATVNERRSYAVRAVDRAALSEQQAIADTFLDAGLIPRRLDATAVRLWQPPGGRG, translated from the coding sequence ATGACCCTCACCCGCCGTCATCTCGCCGGGGCGCTGGCTGCCGGCCTTGTTCTCGGTCGATCCGGCCCGGCCCGCGCCGGGCGGACGGTGCGCCTCAGCTACCAGCGCTCCTCGACGCTGCTCACCGTGCTGAAAGCCAAGGGCACCCTGGAGGAACGGCTCGGCCGGCAGGGGTTCGGGGTGAGCTGGCACTTGTTCACCAAGGTGCTGGAACCGATGAACACCGGCGCGGTCGATCTCCACGCAGACGTCGCCGACGCCGTGCCGATCTTCACCCAATCGGCCGGAGCCCCGCTGACCCTCTACGCCATGGAGGCCGGCTCGCCGCGGGCCGAGGCGATCGTCGTGCCGGACGAGTCGCCGATCCGCACGGTCGCGGACCTGAAGGGCCGCAGCGTCGGCGTCTCGAAGGGCTCGGGCTGCCACTTCATCCTCGCGGGCGCGCTCAAGCGCGACGGCCTGCGGTTCTCCGATATCCGCCCGGCCTATCTGGAGGCGGCCGACGGGCTCGCGGCATTCGAGCGGGGCGGCATCGAGGCGTGGTCGATCTGGGATCCGTTCCTCGCCATCGTCCAGGCCAAGCGCCCGGTGCGGGTGCTGGCCGACGCCACCGGCCTGTCGAGCTACAACCGCTACTACACGGTCAACGACAGTTTTGCCGCCGAGCAGCCGGTGGTGGTCGCTACGATCTTCTCGGCGCTCGTCGAGGCGGGGCAGTGGGTGAAGGGCAACCCCAAGGAGGCCGTAGCGCTGCTCGCGCCGATCTGGGGCGACCTGCCGCCGGAGGTCGTCGCCACCGTCAACGAACGTCGCTCCTACGCCGTCAGGGCCGTCGACCGGGCGGCTCTCTCCGAACAGCAGGCCATCGCCGACACCTTCCTGGACGCCGGGCTGATCCCGCGCCGGCTCGACGCCACCGCGGTGCGGCTGTGGCAGCCGCCCGGCGGACGGGGCTGA
- a CDS encoding LLM class flavin-dependent oxidoreductase, giving the protein MTHPLRFGVWAPVHGSRAARHDPDEPHDASWDRNRTLVLEAERLGYDSVLVAQHTVNPYDETRDQLEAWTASAALAALTQRIEIIAAIKPGLYHPVVLAKMALQIEHVSAGRFALNLVNAWNRAEFERAGLPFPAHDERYAYGREWIALVDRLLRGERVAVEGRYFRVEDYKLKPAGTFRPRPTIYVGGESEPARALVADHGDVWFINGQPLAAVADLIADVARRPAAAGRLRYGLSAFVIARETEAEAQAEFARLLDLSRRDEAIRADTRTRTDAASVMFAKTDAAATHHVGTNGGTAAGLVGSYEQIAERVRAFHAAGIELFMLQFQPFEAEMARFAEHVFARVGR; this is encoded by the coding sequence ATGACGCATCCGCTCCGCTTCGGTGTCTGGGCCCCGGTCCACGGCTCCCGCGCCGCCCGGCACGATCCGGACGAGCCGCACGATGCCTCCTGGGACCGCAATCGCACGCTGGTGCTGGAGGCCGAGCGCCTCGGCTACGACAGCGTCCTCGTGGCCCAGCACACGGTCAACCCCTACGACGAGACCCGCGACCAGTTGGAGGCCTGGACGGCATCCGCCGCGCTCGCGGCGCTGACGCAGCGCATCGAGATCATCGCGGCGATCAAGCCGGGGCTCTACCACCCGGTCGTGCTCGCCAAGATGGCGCTGCAGATCGAGCACGTCAGCGCGGGCCGGTTCGCGCTCAACCTCGTCAACGCCTGGAACCGGGCCGAATTCGAGCGGGCGGGCCTGCCGTTCCCGGCCCATGACGAGCGCTACGCCTATGGCCGCGAGTGGATCGCCCTTGTCGATCGGCTGCTGCGGGGCGAGCGGGTCGCTGTCGAGGGGCGCTACTTCCGCGTCGAGGATTACAAGTTGAAGCCCGCCGGCACGTTTCGCCCGCGGCCGACCATCTATGTCGGCGGCGAGTCGGAGCCCGCTCGCGCGCTGGTGGCCGATCACGGCGATGTCTGGTTCATCAACGGCCAGCCGCTCGCGGCGGTCGCCGACCTCATCGCCGACGTGGCCCGGCGCCCGGCCGCAGCGGGCCGCCTGCGCTACGGCCTCTCGGCCTTCGTGATCGCCCGCGAGACCGAGGCCGAGGCGCAGGCCGAGTTCGCCCGCCTGCTCGACTTGAGCCGCCGCGACGAGGCGATCCGCGCCGACACACGCACCCGCACCGACGCCGCCAGCGTGATGTTCGCCAAGACCGATGCGGCAGCCACCCACCATGTCGGCACCAACGGCGGTACCGCAGCCGGACTCGTCGGCAGCTACGAGCAGATCGCGGAGCGCGTTCGCGCTTTCCACGCGGCGGGGATCGAGCTGTTCATGCTGCAGTTCCAGCCGTTCGAGGCGGAGATGGCCCGCTTCGCCGAACACGTCTTTGCGCGGGTGGGGAGATGA
- a CDS encoding nucleobase:cation symporter-2 family protein: MRPVDPIAGSVARDGIDAVPPAPRLFVLGLQHVLVMYANAIAVPLIVGGALQLPKDQIALLVNADLFACGIATLIQTVGLGPFGIRLPVIMGVTAVAIQPLLAIAAMPGVGLTGIYGAVIVGGLYGLLVTPFIGRVMRFFPPVVTGTILLMIGIALTRVAVGWAGGGAGKPEFGAPGTVAVAAFVLAATLLIARFGPGFVGRIAVLLGIGLGTALTVAFGWTSFEGLAAEPWLRVVWPLQFGAPTFHLVPCLILCLVMTIVFIEATGMFLALGVMTGRAVGTEDIRRGLRADALGTLIGGLLNTFPYLSYSQNVGLVGLTGVHSRWVCAMAGAIMLVLGLVPKVAFLAASIPQAVLGGAALVMFGMVAATGIRILAQVDYARAGSRDALIIAASLGIGLIPIVQPQFFRAVPDAFGPIVKDPILLTAIAAIALNALLGETWAQEPERSGSGSGASEPAIAASSRSSLS, translated from the coding sequence ATGAGACCGGTCGATCCGATTGCCGGTTCCGTGGCCCGCGACGGCATCGACGCGGTCCCGCCCGCGCCGCGGCTGTTCGTGCTGGGGCTCCAGCACGTGCTCGTCATGTACGCCAACGCCATCGCCGTGCCCCTCATCGTCGGCGGGGCGCTGCAACTGCCCAAGGACCAGATCGCGCTCCTCGTGAACGCCGACCTGTTCGCCTGCGGCATCGCCACGCTGATCCAGACGGTGGGTCTCGGCCCGTTCGGCATCCGGCTCCCCGTCATCATGGGCGTCACCGCGGTGGCGATCCAGCCGCTGCTCGCCATCGCGGCGATGCCCGGCGTCGGGCTCACCGGCATCTACGGCGCTGTGATCGTCGGCGGCCTCTACGGGCTCCTCGTCACGCCCTTCATCGGCCGGGTGATGCGCTTCTTCCCGCCCGTCGTGACGGGCACGATCCTCCTGATGATCGGCATCGCGCTGACCCGCGTCGCGGTCGGCTGGGCGGGCGGGGGCGCGGGCAAGCCCGAGTTCGGTGCGCCCGGCACGGTCGCCGTGGCGGCCTTCGTGCTCGCCGCGACCCTGCTGATCGCCCGGTTCGGCCCAGGCTTCGTCGGGCGCATCGCGGTGCTGCTCGGGATCGGGCTCGGAACCGCGCTGACCGTGGCGTTCGGTTGGACCAGTTTCGAGGGGCTCGCGGCCGAGCCGTGGCTGCGGGTGGTGTGGCCGCTCCAATTCGGCGCCCCGACCTTTCACCTCGTGCCCTGCCTGATCCTGTGCCTCGTCATGACCATCGTGTTCATCGAGGCGACCGGCATGTTCCTGGCCCTCGGCGTCATGACCGGGCGCGCCGTCGGCACGGAGGACATCCGCCGGGGCCTGCGCGCCGACGCGCTCGGCACGTTGATCGGCGGCCTGCTCAACACCTTCCCCTATCTGTCCTACTCGCAGAATGTCGGCCTTGTCGGGCTCACCGGCGTGCACAGCCGATGGGTCTGCGCCATGGCCGGCGCGATCATGCTGGTGCTCGGCCTCGTGCCGAAGGTGGCCTTCCTCGCGGCCTCGATCCCGCAGGCCGTGCTCGGCGGGGCGGCGCTGGTGATGTTCGGCATGGTCGCGGCGACCGGCATCCGCATTCTAGCGCAGGTCGACTACGCCCGGGCCGGCAGCCGCGACGCGCTGATCATCGCTGCCTCGCTCGGGATCGGCCTGATCCCGATCGTGCAGCCGCAATTCTTCCGCGCGGTGCCGGATGCGTTTGGCCCGATTGTCAAAGACCCCATCCTGCTCACTGCGATCGCGGCGATCGCACTCAACGCTCTGCTGGGAGAGACGTGGGCTCAGGAGCCGGAGAGGTCCGGCAGCGGAAGCGGCGCCTCCGAGCCCGCGATCGCCGCCTCCAGCAGATCGAGCCTGTCCTGA
- a CDS encoding 2-hydroxychromene-2-carboxylate isomerase, whose amino-acid sequence MPEVTPVAAQASSMPSVTYYFSFLSLWSYVGSRAFRALAERTGAQIVYKPVDLLAVFAAGGGKPVKERPLQRQAYRLVEMQRWRRIRGIPLNLHPKFYPADPSLAHRVLLAALDEGAEVADFVHAGLSAVWADEFDIADPATIVRLADAAGLDGARLLTRADEPSLRERETTLTREAIGRQVFGAPFYFFRDEPFWGQDRLDLLEAAIAGSEAPLPLPDLSGS is encoded by the coding sequence ATGCCGGAGGTGACGCCCGTGGCCGCGCAGGCTTCCTCGATGCCGAGCGTCACCTACTATTTCAGCTTCCTGTCGCTGTGGTCCTATGTCGGCAGCCGCGCCTTCCGGGCGCTCGCCGAGCGCACGGGTGCGCAGATCGTCTACAAGCCGGTCGATCTGCTCGCCGTCTTCGCGGCGGGCGGCGGCAAGCCGGTCAAGGAGCGGCCGTTGCAGCGGCAGGCCTACCGGCTCGTCGAGATGCAGCGCTGGCGCCGCATCCGCGGCATCCCGCTCAACTTGCACCCGAAGTTCTACCCGGCCGACCCGTCGCTCGCCCACCGCGTCCTGCTCGCGGCGCTCGACGAGGGAGCCGAGGTCGCCGACTTCGTCCATGCGGGCCTCAGTGCCGTCTGGGCGGACGAATTCGACATCGCCGATCCCGCCACGATCGTCCGTCTCGCCGACGCGGCCGGGCTCGACGGGGCGCGGCTGCTCACTCGTGCCGACGAACCTTCCTTGCGCGAGCGGGAGACGACACTGACCCGCGAGGCGATCGGGCGACAGGTGTTCGGGGCGCCGTTCTACTTTTTCCGCGATGAGCCGTTCTGGGGTCAGGACAGGCTCGATCTGCTGGAGGCGGCGATCGCGGGCTCGGAGGCGCCGCTTCCGCTGCCGGACCTCTCCGGCTCCTGA
- a CDS encoding ABC transporter ATP-binding protein produces MSAAVAGIEADDGHVTIRGGAIRLGRGEAAFDVVEGIELDIPARQFVCLLGPSGCGKSTLLGAVAGHLALSRGSVALDGRAVIGPHPDRGIVFQQHTLFPWLSVLDNVAFGPKMKGVAHAERRERARSLLAQVGLSDFAGHYPAELSGGMQQRVEIARALINRPRVLLMDEPFGALDAQTRLTMQELLLDIWTRHRTTILFVTHDIDEALFLADRLIVMTPRPGRILDDIPLEFGRPRDRGLITDPRFTAIKQRCLTLLRDAPGGVPLARLSPIGV; encoded by the coding sequence ATGAGTGCGGCTGTCGCCGGTATCGAAGCAGACGACGGCCACGTCACGATCCGAGGCGGCGCGATCCGCCTCGGGCGGGGCGAGGCAGCCTTCGACGTGGTCGAGGGTATCGAACTCGACATCCCGGCCCGGCAGTTCGTCTGCCTCCTCGGACCCTCGGGCTGCGGGAAATCGACTCTGCTCGGCGCGGTCGCCGGCCATCTCGCCCTGTCCCGTGGCAGCGTCGCCCTCGACGGGCGGGCTGTGATCGGCCCGCATCCCGACCGCGGCATCGTCTTCCAACAGCACACGCTGTTTCCCTGGCTCAGCGTCCTCGATAACGTTGCCTTCGGTCCGAAGATGAAGGGCGTGGCCCACGCCGAACGCCGGGAGCGCGCCCGCTCGCTCTTGGCCCAGGTGGGGCTGTCCGACTTCGCCGGCCACTATCCGGCGGAACTGTCGGGCGGGATGCAGCAGCGGGTCGAGATCGCCCGCGCCCTGATCAACCGGCCGCGCGTCCTGCTGATGGACGAGCCATTCGGGGCGCTCGACGCGCAGACGCGGCTGACGATGCAGGAACTGCTCCTCGACATCTGGACGCGTCACCGCACCACGATCCTGTTCGTGACGCACGACATCGACGAGGCGCTGTTTCTGGCCGACCGGCTGATCGTGATGACGCCGCGACCAGGGCGCATCCTCGACGACATCCCCCTCGAGTTCGGCCGCCCCCGCGATCGCGGCCTGATCACCGATCCGCGCTTCACGGCGATCAAGCAACGCTGCCTCACGCTGCTGCGGGACGCGCCCGGCGGCGTGCCGCTGGCGCGGCTGAGTCCGATCGGCGTATGA
- a CDS encoding ABC transporter permease, protein MSASVVEAASLRAARRATVRARSPRALPLGRLALRGLALALSLAAWHLAATYRLDLGVVTFRNVPTPAAAAQAAWALLHAPALPIHLGTSLARVLSGFLAALLVGIGLGLAIGRARLARDLLLPPLEVLRPIPAVAWIPLAILMFPSSEVSMAFITFTGALFPILLNTVHGVESVHPRLVAAARSLGAGDAAILREVILPGAAPSIVTGAAIGMGTAWFCLITAEMISGQYGIGYFTWESYTLQNYDDIVVGMLLIGLLGMGSSLVVRWLGARATPWVGAGGQR, encoded by the coding sequence ATGAGCGCCTCCGTCGTCGAGGCGGCGTCCCTCCGCGCGGCGCGCAGGGCCACGGTGCGGGCGAGGAGCCCACGGGCGCTGCCGCTCGGGCGCCTCGCCTTGCGCGGTCTCGCTTTGGCGCTCAGCCTCGCCGCATGGCACCTCGCGGCCACCTACCGACTCGATCTCGGCGTCGTCACCTTCCGCAACGTGCCGACCCCGGCCGCCGCCGCGCAGGCCGCCTGGGCGCTGCTCCACGCGCCCGCGTTGCCGATCCATCTCGGCACCAGCCTCGCGCGGGTGCTGTCAGGCTTCCTCGCCGCGCTCCTCGTCGGCATCGGGCTCGGCCTCGCCATCGGCCGCGCTCGGCTCGCCCGCGACCTGCTGCTGCCGCCGCTCGAAGTGTTGCGGCCGATTCCGGCCGTCGCCTGGATACCGCTGGCGATCCTGATGTTTCCGTCCTCCGAGGTGTCGATGGCCTTCATTACCTTCACGGGGGCGCTGTTTCCGATTCTGCTCAACACCGTGCACGGGGTCGAATCGGTCCATCCGCGGCTGGTCGCCGCCGCCCGCAGCCTCGGGGCGGGGGATGCCGCGATCCTGCGGGAGGTGATCCTGCCGGGGGCCGCGCCCAGCATCGTCACGGGGGCGGCGATCGGCATGGGCACGGCGTGGTTCTGCCTGATCACCGCCGAGATGATCTCCGGCCAGTACGGGATCGGCTACTTCACCTGGGAATCCTACACGCTCCAGAACTACGACGACATCGTCGTCGGCATGCTTCTGATCGGCCTGCTTGGGATGGGATCGAGCCTCGTGGTGCGCTGGCTCGGTGCCCGGGCGACGCCGTGGGTCGGCGCGGGAGGCCAGCGATGA
- a CDS encoding ABC transporter substrate-binding protein, producing the protein MTHRFPLTRRRAALLLAATFFGASSPVSARAETIRVAIGTQDTTINCTTGGLLIRELKLLEKFLPHDGKYKDATYDIQWRNFTSGAPLTNEMVAGKLDLGAMADFPGSLNGYAFAKAGRRSLFISVLSGSLRGSGNGIVVPKESPVQSLGDLKGKTISVPFASTAHGLLLRAVKAQGWEPGRDVTIITQAPEVAGAALLANKIDAHADFVPFAELFPWRGFARKIYDGAQADAPTFHGALADGDYADKYPEIVTAYLRAAIEADRLIAAEPEKYAELIERVTGIEAEVAYLFHGPLGLQTRDVTWKPTYRQAVKTSFETLKLLKKADSDIDLDRFVDDRFIRAASAQAGLDYEARLKDEAPLALKATDAATGQPITDASRVAQLWLRGEAHVRHYAAPEAAFAALADLERQGREARAVYAQDRGTGIKLFATQAWYVRDGQGALSAFLLKGAAEGYAAAHGGDVLDFAGVRAGHPKLSAR; encoded by the coding sequence GTGACCCATCGCTTCCCGCTCACCCGCCGCCGCGCGGCCCTCCTTCTGGCGGCGACCTTTTTCGGTGCGTCGTCCCCCGTCTCGGCGCGGGCCGAGACCATCCGGGTCGCCATCGGCACGCAGGACACCACGATCAACTGCACCACCGGCGGGCTGCTGATCCGCGAGCTGAAGCTCCTCGAAAAATTTCTGCCGCATGACGGGAAGTACAAGGACGCAACCTACGACATCCAGTGGCGCAATTTCACCAGCGGGGCGCCGCTCACCAACGAGATGGTGGCGGGCAAGCTCGATCTCGGGGCGATGGCGGACTTCCCCGGCTCGCTCAACGGCTACGCCTTCGCCAAGGCCGGGCGCCGCTCGCTGTTCATCTCGGTGCTCTCGGGAAGCCTGCGCGGCAGCGGCAACGGCATCGTCGTGCCGAAGGAATCGCCGGTGCAGTCGCTCGGCGACCTCAAGGGCAAGACGATCTCGGTGCCGTTCGCCTCGACGGCGCACGGGCTCCTGCTGCGGGCGGTGAAGGCGCAAGGATGGGAGCCGGGCCGCGATGTCACCATCATCACCCAGGCGCCTGAGGTGGCGGGCGCGGCGTTGCTGGCCAACAAGATCGACGCTCATGCCGACTTCGTGCCCTTCGCCGAGCTGTTCCCCTGGCGGGGCTTTGCCCGCAAGATCTACGACGGCGCGCAGGCGGACGCCCCGACCTTCCACGGCGCGCTCGCGGACGGCGACTACGCCGACAAATACCCCGAAATCGTCACCGCCTACCTGCGCGCGGCGATCGAGGCCGACCGGCTGATCGCGGCCGAGCCCGAGAAGTATGCCGAGCTGATCGAGCGCGTGACCGGGATCGAGGCGGAGGTCGCCTACCTGTTCCACGGGCCGCTCGGCCTCCAGACCCGCGACGTAACGTGGAAGCCCACCTACCGGCAGGCGGTGAAGACCTCGTTCGAGACGCTGAAGCTCCTCAAGAAGGCCGATTCCGACATCGACCTCGACCGCTTCGTGGACGACCGCTTCATCCGCGCTGCGAGCGCCCAGGCCGGGCTCGATTACGAGGCGCGGCTGAAGGACGAGGCGCCGCTGGCGCTCAAGGCCACCGACGCCGCCACGGGACAGCCGATCACCGATGCTTCCCGCGTGGCGCAGCTCTGGCTCCGCGGCGAGGCGCATGTCCGTCACTACGCCGCGCCGGAGGCCGCCTTCGCGGCGCTCGCCGATCTCGAGCGCCAAGGCCGCGAGGCCCGCGCGGTCTACGCGCAGGACCGGGGCACCGGCATCAAGCTGTTCGCCACCCAAGCCTGGTACGTGCGCGACGGACAGGGCGCCTTGAGCGCCTTCCTGCTCAAGGGCGCCGCGGAGGGTTATGCCGCGGCCCATGGCGGCGATGTTCTCGACTTCGCCGGCGTCCGGGCCGGTCATCCGAAGCTCTCCGCCCGATGA